The following are encoded in a window of Solibacillus sp. FSL R7-0668 genomic DNA:
- the gyrB gene encoding DNA topoisomerase (ATP-hydrolyzing) subunit B: protein MTLEDSKVQQSYDAEQIQVLEGLEAVRKRPGMYIGSTSSKGLHHLVWEIVDNSIDEALAGFCTDIKITIEQDNWIRVEDNGRGIPVDTQEKMGMPAVEVIMTVLHAGGKFGGGGYKVSGGLHGVGASVVNALSVQTIVQVHRDGKVHEIIFERGHTKQKLTVIGETDRTGTTTRFKADTEIFKETQVYEYDILATRIRELAYLNRGIRISIADEREGQEREEAFHFEGGIREYVEHINENKEPIHAPIDVFGEKEGISVEIAMQYNAGFNSTIMSFANNINTYEGGTHESGFKTALTRVINDYARKANLIKEADANLTGEDVREGLIAIVSIKHPDPQFEGQTKTKLGNSEVSQITNALFSDGFERFLLENPSVARQIVEKGTMAARARVAAKKAREFTRRKTALEVSNLPGKLADCSSTNPAESEIYIVEGDSAGGSAKNGRDRHFQAILPLRGKILNVEKARLDRILSNAEIRAMITAFGTGIGEDFNLEKARYHKIIIMTDADVDGAHIRVLLLTFFFRFMRPLIEAGYVYAAKPPLYQVKQGKHVEYCYSDVELEEVVERLPKLPKPNVQRYKGLGEMNAEQLWDTTMDPEHRTLIRVELDDAIEADKIFDHLMGDEVGPRRDFIEENAVYVQDLDV from the coding sequence GTGACTTTAGAAGATAGTAAAGTCCAGCAATCTTATGATGCCGAACAAATACAAGTTCTGGAAGGTTTAGAAGCTGTTCGTAAACGTCCGGGTATGTATATTGGTTCTACAAGCTCAAAGGGATTGCACCATTTAGTGTGGGAAATTGTGGATAATAGTATCGATGAGGCGTTGGCCGGTTTTTGTACAGATATTAAAATAACAATCGAACAAGATAATTGGATTCGTGTAGAGGATAATGGTCGAGGGATTCCTGTAGATACGCAAGAGAAAATGGGGATGCCTGCTGTTGAAGTTATTATGACTGTATTACACGCTGGAGGTAAGTTTGGCGGTGGAGGTTATAAAGTATCAGGTGGTCTACACGGTGTTGGTGCATCTGTAGTAAATGCATTATCAGTCCAAACAATCGTTCAAGTACATCGTGATGGAAAAGTACATGAAATTATTTTCGAACGTGGTCACACGAAGCAAAAACTAACTGTAATCGGTGAAACAGATCGTACAGGTACAACAACACGCTTTAAAGCTGATACTGAAATTTTCAAAGAAACACAAGTGTACGAATATGACATTTTAGCAACACGTATTCGTGAATTAGCATACTTAAATCGTGGCATTCGTATTTCGATTGCTGATGAGCGTGAAGGTCAAGAGCGCGAAGAAGCATTCCACTTCGAAGGTGGGATTCGTGAATACGTTGAACATATTAACGAAAATAAAGAACCTATTCATGCACCAATTGATGTATTCGGCGAAAAAGAAGGAATTTCTGTTGAAATTGCGATGCAATATAATGCAGGCTTCAATTCAACGATTATGTCCTTTGCTAATAACATTAATACCTATGAGGGTGGTACTCATGAATCAGGCTTTAAAACAGCGCTAACACGTGTCATAAATGATTATGCGCGCAAGGCAAATTTAATTAAAGAAGCCGATGCTAACCTTACTGGGGAAGACGTTCGCGAAGGGTTAATCGCAATCGTATCGATAAAACACCCCGATCCACAATTCGAAGGGCAAACAAAAACAAAGCTTGGTAACTCAGAGGTAAGCCAGATTACAAATGCATTATTCTCAGATGGCTTTGAGCGCTTTTTATTAGAAAACCCGAGCGTGGCACGTCAAATTGTTGAAAAAGGTACGATGGCAGCTCGCGCACGTGTTGCTGCGAAAAAGGCACGTGAATTTACACGTCGTAAAACAGCATTAGAGGTATCTAATTTACCAGGTAAGTTAGCAGACTGTTCTTCTACAAACCCTGCTGAATCCGAAATTTACATTGTAGAGGGTGACTCGGCGGGTGGTTCTGCAAAAAATGGACGTGATCGTCACTTCCAAGCAATCTTGCCGTTGCGCGGGAAAATTTTAAATGTTGAAAAAGCGCGTTTAGACCGTATTTTATCAAACGCCGAGATCCGTGCGATGATTACTGCGTTCGGTACAGGTATTGGTGAGGATTTTAATTTAGAAAAAGCTCGCTATCACAAAATCATCATTATGACCGATGCCGATGTTGATGGTGCGCACATTCGTGTCTTATTATTAACATTCTTCTTCCGCTTCATGCGTCCTTTAATTGAGGCGGGTTACGTATATGCAGCAAAGCCACCACTTTACCAAGTAAAGCAAGGTAAACATGTGGAATACTGCTATTCAGATGTAGAATTAGAGGAAGTTGTAGAACGCCTGCCGAAATTACCAAAGCCTAATGTACAGCGCTACAAAGGGTTAGGGGAAATGAATGCAGAGCAATTATGGGATACTACAATGGATCCAGAGCACCGTACATTAATTCGAGTAGAATTGGATGATGCGATTGAAGCCGATAAAATTTTCGACCACTTAATGGGTGATGAAGTTGGCCCACGTCGTGACTTTATCGAGGAAAATGCAGTTTATGTACAAGACTTGGATGTTTAA
- the gyrA gene encoding DNA gyrase subunit A, translating into MSDIQHGHIESRNITSEIKTSFLSYAMSVIVSRALPDVRDGLKPVHRRILYGMQELGNTSDKPYKKSARIVGDVMGKYHPHGDSSIYEAMVRMAQDFSYRYMLVDGHGNFGSVDGDGAAAMRYTESRMSKIAMEMLRDINKDTIDYEPNYDGSENEPKVLPARYPNLLVNGASGIAVGMATNIPPHHLGETIDGVLALADNPSITTEELMEIIPGPDFPTGGLILGRSGIRRAYETGRGSLTIRAKVEIEQASNGKETILVYELPYQVNKAKLIEKIAELVRDKKIDGITKLQDESDRKGMRIVIEVRRDANANVVLNNLYKQTAMQSSFGVNMLALVDGQPKVLGLKEVLYHYLEHQKVVIKRRTAFELRKAEDRAHILEGLRIALDHIDEIISIIRSSRSGEEAKPQLMERFNLSERQAQAILDMRLVRLSGLEREKIENEYNELLVLIAELKAILADEAKVIEIIRTEMTEIKERFNDTRRTEITAGGLEMIEDEDLIPRENSVLTLTLNGYIKRLAANTYRSQKRGGRGVQGMGTNEDDFVEHLLFTSTHDTILFFTSKGKVFRAKGYEIPEFGRQAKGLPIVNLLNIDKGEKVTAMIRVSEFKEDAYFIFTTKTGVTKRTPVDQFANIRTNGLIAITLREDDDLISVHLTDGKKEIIIGTREGMLVRFKEDDIRSMGRSAAGVRGIKLREDDYVVGMEIIEPGQEILVVTEKGYGKRTPEAEYRLQSRGGLGLKTMQITDKNGKMCAVKAVDGTEDIMLITINGMLIRMDVNDISIIGRSTQGVRLIRLAEDELVATVARVKKDEDTEDEEIEETEQTEQ; encoded by the coding sequence TTGTCTGACATTCAACATGGACATATTGAATCTAGAAATATTACATCCGAAATCAAAACATCCTTTTTAAGCTATGCGATGAGTGTTATTGTTTCACGTGCGTTACCAGATGTACGTGATGGGCTTAAGCCTGTACATCGTCGTATTTTATACGGGATGCAGGAATTAGGAAATACTTCGGATAAACCATATAAAAAGAGCGCACGTATTGTCGGGGATGTAATGGGTAAATACCACCCGCATGGTGACTCTTCAATTTATGAAGCAATGGTACGTATGGCGCAGGATTTCAGCTACCGTTATATGCTTGTTGATGGGCACGGTAACTTTGGGTCTGTCGATGGCGATGGCGCGGCTGCAATGCGTTATACAGAATCACGTATGTCAAAAATCGCAATGGAAATGTTGCGTGATATTAACAAAGATACAATTGATTACGAGCCCAACTATGATGGTAGTGAAAACGAGCCAAAAGTATTACCAGCACGTTATCCAAATCTTTTAGTTAATGGGGCATCAGGGATTGCTGTAGGGATGGCGACAAACATCCCACCACATCATCTTGGTGAAACAATTGACGGTGTATTAGCACTTGCCGATAATCCAAGTATTACAACGGAAGAGCTAATGGAAATTATTCCAGGACCAGACTTTCCAACAGGTGGCTTAATCTTAGGCCGCTCAGGAATTCGTCGTGCCTATGAAACAGGGCGCGGTTCATTAACGATTCGTGCAAAAGTAGAAATTGAGCAAGCTTCGAACGGGAAAGAAACAATTTTAGTTTACGAATTGCCGTATCAAGTTAACAAAGCAAAATTAATTGAAAAAATTGCCGAATTAGTACGTGATAAAAAAATCGACGGCATTACAAAGCTTCAAGATGAATCAGATCGTAAAGGTATGCGTATCGTCATTGAAGTTCGACGCGATGCCAATGCCAATGTTGTATTAAATAATCTATATAAACAAACAGCCATGCAATCAAGCTTTGGGGTGAATATGTTAGCATTAGTTGACGGTCAGCCAAAAGTATTAGGCTTAAAAGAAGTGCTCTATCATTACTTAGAACACCAAAAAGTCGTTATAAAACGTCGTACTGCATTTGAGCTTCGAAAAGCAGAGGATCGTGCACATATTTTAGAAGGTTTACGTATTGCGTTAGACCATATTGATGAAATTATTTCCATTATCCGTAGCTCTCGTAGTGGGGAAGAAGCCAAACCACAATTAATGGAGCGCTTTAACTTATCAGAGCGCCAAGCACAAGCAATTTTAGATATGCGTCTTGTTCGTTTAAGTGGTTTAGAGCGTGAAAAGATTGAAAATGAATACAATGAATTACTCGTATTAATTGCTGAATTAAAAGCCATTTTAGCTGATGAAGCAAAGGTAATTGAAATCATTCGTACAGAAATGACCGAAATTAAAGAACGCTTTAATGATACACGTCGTACGGAAATTACGGCTGGCGGCTTAGAAATGATTGAAGACGAGGATTTAATTCCACGTGAAAACTCCGTGTTGACCTTAACACTTAATGGTTATATTAAGCGTTTAGCAGCCAATACATACCGTTCACAAAAACGCGGTGGTCGCGGTGTACAAGGTATGGGTACAAACGAAGATGATTTTGTAGAGCATCTATTATTCACATCAACGCATGATACGATCCTTTTCTTTACATCAAAAGGAAAGGTGTTCCGTGCAAAGGGCTATGAAATTCCAGAGTTCGGACGCCAAGCAAAAGGTTTACCAATCGTCAACTTATTAAATATTGATAAGGGCGAAAAGGTAACAGCGATGATTCGTGTTTCTGAATTTAAAGAAGATGCCTACTTCATTTTCACAACGAAAACGGGTGTAACAAAACGTACACCAGTTGATCAATTCGCTAATATCCGCACAAATGGGTTAATTGCGATTACTTTACGCGAAGATGATGATCTCATTTCTGTCCATTTAACAGATGGCAAGAAAGAAATTATTATCGGTACACGTGAAGGGATGCTTGTTCGTTTCAAAGAGGATGATATTCGCTCAATGGGACGTTCAGCAGCGGGTGTACGCGGTATTAAATTACGTGAAGATGACTATGTCGTTGGGATGGAAATTATTGAGCCAGGTCAAGAAATTCTAGTTGTTACAGAAAAGGGCTATGGTAAACGTACACCTGAAGCAGAGTACCGTTTGCAAAGTCGTGGTGGTCTAGGTCTAAAAACAATGCAAATTACCGACAAAAACGGTAAAATGTGTGCTGTGAAGGCTGTAGATGGCACAGAGGATATTATGTTAATCACGATTAACGGTATGTTAATACGTATGGATGTAAATGATATTTCTATTATCGGTCGTAGCACACAAGGGGTTCGCCTAATCCGTCTTGCAGAAGATGAATTAGTGGCAACAGTAGCACGTGTGAAAAAAGACGAAGATACAGAAGATGAAGAAATAGAAGAGACAGAACAAACAGAACAATAA